In Drosophila willistoni isolate 14030-0811.24 chromosome XR unlocalized genomic scaffold, UCI_dwil_1.1 Seg8, whole genome shotgun sequence, a single genomic region encodes these proteins:
- the LOC6645890 gene encoding LIM/homeobox protein Awh isoform X2 — MKTELRSCAACGEPISDRFFLEVGGCSWHAHCLRCCMCMCPLDRQQSCYIRERQVYCKADYSKNFGAKCSKCCRGISASDWVRRARDLVFHLACFACDQCGRQLSTGEQFALMDDRVLCKAHYLETVEGGTTSSDDGCDGDGYHKSKTKRVRTTFTEEQLQVLQANFQIDSNPDGQDLERIASVTGLSKRVTQVWFQNSRARQKKHIHAVREPEGSSFARHINLQLTYSFQNNAQNPMHLNGSKTGLYPAHESSMDELSQDSSVHCMPSEV, encoded by the exons ATGAAG ACTGAGCTGCGTTCCTGCGCAGCGTGCGGCGAACCAATCTCGGATAGGTTTTTTCTAGAGGTTGGAGGCTGCTCGTGGCATGCCCATTGCCTGAGATGTTGCATGTGCATGTGTCCGCTGGATCGTCAACAGTCATGCTACATACGGGAAAGGCAGGTCTACTGTAAGGCCGATTATAGCAA AAATTTTGGCGCCAAGTGCTCAAAATGCTGTCGCGGCATCTCCGCCTCGGACTGGGTGAGACGAGCTCGTGATTTGGTCTTTCATTTGGCCTGCTTTGCCTGCGATCAGTGTGGACGACAATTGTCGACTGGCGAACAGTTTGCATTGATGGATGACCGGGTGCTCTGCAAGGCTCATTATCTGGAAACGGTTGAGGGTGGCACCACATCAAGTGACG ATGGCTGTGATGGTGATGGTTATCATAAGAGTAAAACGAAACGTGTACGCACCACATTTACCGAGGAGCAATTGCAAGTGCTGCAGGCCAACTTTCAGATTGACAGTAATCCGGATGGTCAGGATTTGGAGCGTATTGCCTCGGTGACCGGTCTGAGCAAGCGTGTGACGCAAGTTTGGTTTCAGAATTCGCGTGCAAGGCAGAAAAAACACATACATGCTG TACGCGAACCGGAAGGAAGCTCATTTGCGCGTCATATTAACCTGCAGTTAACGTATTCATTTCAGAATAACGCACAAAATCCAATGCATTTGAATGGTAGTAAAACGGGTCTATACCCAGCACATG AATCCTCCATGGATGAGTTATCACAAGACTCAAGCGTTCATTGTATGCCCAGCGAGGTGTGA
- the LOC6645890 gene encoding LIM/homeobox protein Awh isoform X1 → MKTELRSCAACGEPISDRFFLEVGGCSWHAHCLRCCMCMCPLDRQQSCYIRERQVYCKADYSKNFGAKCSKCCRGISASDWVRRARDLVFHLACFACDQCGRQLSTGEQFALMDDRVLCKAHYLETVEGGTTSSDDGCDGDGYHKSKTKRVRTTFTEEQLQVLQANFQIDSNPDGQDLERIASVTGLSKRVTQVWFQNSRARQKKHIHAGKNKIREPEGSSFARHINLQLTYSFQNNAQNPMHLNGSKTGLYPAHESSMDELSQDSSVHCMPSEV, encoded by the exons ATGAAG ACTGAGCTGCGTTCCTGCGCAGCGTGCGGCGAACCAATCTCGGATAGGTTTTTTCTAGAGGTTGGAGGCTGCTCGTGGCATGCCCATTGCCTGAGATGTTGCATGTGCATGTGTCCGCTGGATCGTCAACAGTCATGCTACATACGGGAAAGGCAGGTCTACTGTAAGGCCGATTATAGCAA AAATTTTGGCGCCAAGTGCTCAAAATGCTGTCGCGGCATCTCCGCCTCGGACTGGGTGAGACGAGCTCGTGATTTGGTCTTTCATTTGGCCTGCTTTGCCTGCGATCAGTGTGGACGACAATTGTCGACTGGCGAACAGTTTGCATTGATGGATGACCGGGTGCTCTGCAAGGCTCATTATCTGGAAACGGTTGAGGGTGGCACCACATCAAGTGACG ATGGCTGTGATGGTGATGGTTATCATAAGAGTAAAACGAAACGTGTACGCACCACATTTACCGAGGAGCAATTGCAAGTGCTGCAGGCCAACTTTCAGATTGACAGTAATCCGGATGGTCAGGATTTGGAGCGTATTGCCTCGGTGACCGGTCTGAGCAAGCGTGTGACGCAAGTTTGGTTTCAGAATTCGCGTGCAAGGCAGAAAAAACACATACATGCTGGTAAGAATAAAA TACGCGAACCGGAAGGAAGCTCATTTGCGCGTCATATTAACCTGCAGTTAACGTATTCATTTCAGAATAACGCACAAAATCCAATGCATTTGAATGGTAGTAAAACGGGTCTATACCCAGCACATG AATCCTCCATGGATGAGTTATCACAAGACTCAAGCGTTCATTGTATGCCCAGCGAGGTGTGA